In Amycolatopsis methanolica 239, a single genomic region encodes these proteins:
- a CDS encoding acyl-CoA desaturase, giving the protein MTEMVVIRAFLIIPFAALIAAVPVFWGWGLSWLDLAVAAAFYTVSTLGITIGYHRYFTHGAFRANRPLRIALAIAGSMAAQGPVIGWVADHRRHHAFSDRAGDPHSPWLFGTSPVALARGFWHAHMGWLFGRDRTNVDRFAPDLAADKDIRAVDRLFPLWVSLSVLLPALIGGLVTMSWQGALTGFLWAGLARVSFQHHVTWSVNSICHMIGDRPFASRDRSANFWPLAIVSMGESWHNSHHADPTCARHGVRRGQIDVSARVIWAFERLGWAWQVRWPTEQRLARLAVKSSAPSKGSS; this is encoded by the coding sequence ATGACCGAGATGGTGGTCATCCGGGCGTTCCTGATCATCCCCTTCGCCGCGCTGATCGCCGCCGTCCCCGTGTTCTGGGGCTGGGGACTGAGCTGGCTCGACCTCGCCGTCGCCGCCGCGTTCTACACGGTGTCCACTTTGGGCATCACCATCGGCTACCACCGCTACTTCACGCACGGCGCGTTCCGCGCCAACCGTCCACTCCGGATCGCGCTGGCGATCGCGGGGAGCATGGCCGCGCAGGGGCCGGTGATCGGCTGGGTCGCCGACCACCGCCGCCACCACGCGTTCTCCGACCGCGCCGGTGATCCGCACTCGCCGTGGCTGTTCGGCACCTCGCCGGTCGCGCTGGCGAGGGGTTTCTGGCACGCCCACATGGGCTGGCTGTTCGGCCGTGACCGCACCAATGTGGACCGTTTCGCGCCGGATCTGGCCGCGGACAAGGACATCCGCGCGGTGGACCGGTTGTTCCCGCTCTGGGTTTCGTTGTCCGTGCTGCTGCCGGCGTTGATCGGCGGGCTCGTCACGATGTCCTGGCAGGGCGCGCTCACCGGGTTCCTGTGGGCGGGGCTGGCGCGGGTTTCCTTCCAGCACCACGTGACCTGGTCGGTGAACTCGATCTGCCACATGATCGGCGACCGCCCGTTCGCCAGTCGCGACCGCTCGGCCAACTTCTGGCCGCTGGCGATCGTGTCGATGGGCGAGTCGTGGCACAACTCCCACCACGCCGACCCGACCTGCGCCCGCCACGGCGTGCGCCGCGGGCAGATCGACGTGTCCGCCCGGGTGATCTGGGCGTTCGAACGTCTCGGCTGGGCCTGGCAGGTGCGCTGGCCCACCGAGCAACGGCTGGCCCGGCTGGCCGTGAAGTCGTCCGCACCGTCGAAGGGATCGTCATGA
- a CDS encoding cold-shock protein produces the protein MAQGTVKWFNAEKGFGFIAQESGPDVFVHYSEIDGNGFRSLEENQQVTFEITQGAKGPQASRVSII, from the coding sequence ATGGCACAGGGCACCGTCAAATGGTTCAACGCCGAAAAGGGCTTCGGCTTCATCGCGCAGGAGAGCGGACCGGACGTTTTCGTCCACTACTCGGAGATCGACGGCAACGGCTTCCGCAGCCTTGAAGAGAACCAGCAGGTGACCTTCGAGATCACGCAGGGCGCCAAGGGCCCGCAGGCGAGCCGCGTCAGCATCATCTGA
- a CDS encoding ROK family protein yields the protein MTATIPSDQLDDLVLVLDLVRSGAARTRPELGRRSGLGRTVISQRVGHLMRAGLLEDGELGPSSGGRAPRELRFRSGAGVILTAELGATSISAGLTDLAGNLLAQRTEASDVARGPEPVLAQVGALFDDLLAARPDAQVWGVGIGLPGPVEFATGRPSAPPIMPGWDGYPVRDHFARRHNAPVWVDNEVNAMTLGEFRAGAAAGARDYLYVKIGTGIGAGLISGGHLHRGSQGCAGDIGHTAARADTSVVCRCGNVGCLEALAGGAALARDGEAAAKDGGSPILAERLAENGVVTAEDVAWAAQNGDRAALELIQRAGRLIGDQLAMLVSFFNPSLLLIGGGVAGAGDHLLATIREVIYGRSLPLATRDLRIVRSSLGDQAGVVGAAFMVLDELFTRDRLAKWIDAGTPAGLPDLTAA from the coding sequence GTGACCGCAACCATCCCGTCCGACCAGCTCGACGATCTGGTCCTGGTGCTCGACCTGGTGCGCTCCGGCGCCGCGCGGACCCGGCCGGAGCTGGGCAGGCGGTCGGGCCTCGGGCGGACCGTGATCAGCCAGCGCGTCGGCCACCTGATGCGCGCCGGGCTGCTGGAAGACGGCGAGCTGGGGCCCTCCAGCGGCGGGCGCGCACCGCGAGAGCTGCGGTTCCGCTCCGGCGCCGGGGTGATTCTCACCGCCGAGCTCGGCGCGACCAGCATCAGCGCCGGGCTCACCGACCTCGCCGGGAACCTGCTCGCGCAGCGCACCGAGGCCTCCGACGTCGCCCGCGGGCCGGAACCCGTGCTCGCCCAGGTCGGCGCCCTCTTCGACGACCTGCTGGCCGCCCGGCCGGACGCCCAGGTGTGGGGTGTCGGCATCGGGCTGCCGGGGCCGGTCGAGTTCGCCACCGGGCGGCCCAGTGCCCCGCCGATCATGCCGGGCTGGGACGGCTACCCGGTGCGCGACCACTTCGCCCGCCGGCACAACGCGCCGGTGTGGGTGGACAACGAGGTGAACGCGATGACGCTCGGCGAGTTCCGGGCGGGCGCGGCGGCCGGGGCGCGCGACTACCTCTACGTCAAGATCGGCACCGGGATCGGCGCCGGGCTCATCTCCGGCGGCCACCTGCACCGCGGCAGCCAGGGCTGCGCCGGCGACATCGGGCACACCGCGGCGCGCGCCGACACCTCCGTCGTGTGCCGGTGCGGCAACGTCGGCTGCCTGGAAGCGCTCGCCGGCGGCGCCGCGCTGGCCAGGGACGGCGAGGCCGCGGCGAAGGACGGCGGCAGCCCGATCCTGGCCGAGCGCCTCGCGGAGAACGGCGTGGTCACCGCGGAGGACGTGGCGTGGGCGGCCCAGAACGGCGACCGCGCGGCGCTGGAGCTGATCCAGCGCGCGGGACGGCTGATCGGCGACCAGCTGGCGATGCTGGTGAGCTTCTTCAACCCGTCGCTGCTGCTGATCGGCGGTGGCGTGGCCGGCGCGGGCGACCACCTGCTGGCCACGATCCGCGAGGTGATCTACGGCCGGTCCCTGCCGCTGGCGACGCGGGACCTGCGCATCGTGCGCTCGTCGCTGGGCGACCAGGCCGGGGTGGTGGGCGCCGCGTTCATGGTGCTGGACGAGCTGTTCACCCGCGACCGGCTGGCGAAGTGGATCGACGCGGGCACCCCGGCGGGGCTGCCGGACCTGACGGCCGCCTGA
- a CDS encoding Gfo/Idh/MocA family protein, with product MPLRAGVIGAGFIGAVHARAVHTLGQDLAAVAASTPARSREAAAELGARAAVDSAEELAAAPDIDVVHICTPNALHAPLTRIALDAGKHVVLEKPVGTSSAEVADLVRRWRDTDRVAAVPFAYRFYPVVREVRDRVRGVPVRLIHGVYLQDWLSRDSDTNWRVQSGLGGPSRAFGDIGVHWCDLAEFVTGQRIARVHAVLPRVVPVRAGVEVDTEDAALLQFETEQGVFGSAVISQISPGRRNQLQLRIDTPDTEYAFDQQVPEVLWMGGREETRILHRGDPALGPDATSRNLVPAGHPQGYLDSFTGFIADAYAAMRGEKPDGLPTLADGARATAITEAVLDSAARRDWVEVTPG from the coding sequence GTGCCGTTGCGGGCCGGCGTCATCGGCGCCGGATTCATCGGAGCCGTGCACGCCCGCGCGGTGCACACGCTGGGGCAGGACCTGGCCGCGGTGGCGGCGTCCACGCCCGCACGCTCCCGCGAAGCGGCGGCGGAGCTGGGCGCGCGAGCCGCCGTCGACAGCGCCGAAGAACTGGCGGCCGCCCCGGACATCGACGTCGTCCACATCTGCACCCCGAACGCGCTGCACGCGCCGCTGACGCGCATCGCGCTCGACGCGGGCAAGCACGTCGTGCTGGAGAAGCCGGTCGGCACCAGCAGCGCCGAGGTCGCCGACCTCGTCCGGCGGTGGCGGGACACCGACCGCGTGGCCGCCGTCCCGTTCGCCTACCGCTTCTACCCGGTGGTGCGCGAGGTGCGGGACCGCGTGCGCGGTGTGCCGGTCCGGCTGATCCACGGCGTCTACCTGCAGGACTGGCTGTCCCGGGACAGCGACACGAACTGGCGCGTGCAGTCCGGGCTCGGCGGGCCCTCCCGCGCGTTCGGCGACATCGGAGTGCACTGGTGCGACCTGGCGGAGTTCGTCACCGGGCAGCGGATCGCGCGGGTGCACGCGGTGCTGCCGCGGGTCGTGCCGGTGCGGGCGGGCGTCGAGGTCGACACCGAGGACGCGGCGCTGCTGCAGTTCGAGACCGAGCAGGGCGTGTTCGGGTCGGCGGTGATCAGCCAGATCTCGCCGGGGCGGCGCAACCAGCTGCAGCTGCGGATCGACACGCCGGACACCGAGTACGCGTTCGACCAGCAGGTGCCGGAGGTCCTGTGGATGGGCGGGCGCGAGGAGACGCGGATCCTGCACCGCGGCGACCCCGCCCTCGGGCCCGACGCGACCTCCCGCAACCTCGTCCCGGCCGGCCACCCGCAGGGCTACCTGGACTCCTTCACCGGCTTCATCGCCGACGCCTACGCCGCGATGCGCGGCGAAAAGCCCGACGGCCTCCCGACACTGGCCGACGGCGCCCGCGCGACGGCGATCACCGAGGCGGTCCTGGACTCCGCCGCCCGCCGCGACTGGGTGGAGGTCACGCCCGGCTGA
- a CDS encoding MAB_1171c family putative transporter — protein sequence MNPALVQGAGTDLLVAGTLLLWAALLIRAPAARRSPPRRRMLIAIASLATSITVALDPVTGLVNRALRLGDTCGIVVNVWGVVSSALILDFVLAAASRRRPLLVYGAAALVSAALLLLNTGAAAACVTPADKPWFDLFWLLLCLAHVLGTGPAAVLCARYGRRATTRPLRAGLYVLATGFASSTVFWGLVAPAYLVTRSPWVAATFPLNVAITAWVMALGTALPQLLRLHRSVNNRRTLRRLEPLWRRLVAAVPQVHLPENGRWASDLRLYRRVIEIRDAVLVLRDYVAPATLAAARAHAGSEALATACWLPVAEAAKLRGTHPRAAPPPGEDRSGEEWADEVGFALTLAEHQDSALVRSFRPAGEVTQR from the coding sequence GTGAACCCGGCGCTCGTGCAGGGCGCCGGCACCGACCTCCTCGTCGCGGGCACGCTCCTCCTCTGGGCCGCGCTGCTGATCCGCGCCCCGGCCGCCCGGCGCTCGCCTCCGCGGCGGCGCATGCTCATCGCGATCGCCAGCCTCGCCACCTCGATCACGGTCGCGCTGGATCCGGTCACCGGCCTGGTCAACCGCGCGCTCCGGCTCGGCGACACGTGCGGCATCGTGGTCAACGTCTGGGGCGTGGTCAGCTCCGCGCTCATCCTGGACTTCGTGCTCGCCGCCGCCTCCCGCCGCCGTCCGCTGCTGGTCTACGGCGCGGCCGCCCTGGTGAGCGCTGCCTTGCTGCTGCTCAACACCGGCGCCGCGGCCGCCTGCGTCACCCCGGCCGACAAGCCGTGGTTCGACCTGTTCTGGCTGCTGCTCTGCCTCGCGCACGTGCTGGGCACCGGTCCCGCCGCGGTCCTGTGCGCCCGCTACGGCCGCCGCGCCACGACCCGCCCCCTGCGCGCCGGCCTGTACGTGCTCGCCACCGGCTTCGCGTCCTCGACCGTCTTCTGGGGCCTGGTCGCGCCCGCCTACCTCGTCACGCGCTCACCGTGGGTGGCGGCGACGTTCCCGCTCAACGTCGCGATCACGGCGTGGGTGATGGCGCTCGGCACGGCCCTGCCGCAATTGCTGCGCCTGCACCGGTCCGTGAACAACCGCCGCACCTTGCGACGGCTGGAGCCGTTGTGGCGGCGGCTGGTCGCGGCCGTGCCGCAGGTCCACCTGCCGGAGAACGGCCGCTGGGCCAGCGACCTGCGGCTGTACCGCCGGGTCATCGAGATCCGCGACGCGGTCTTGGTCCTGCGCGACTACGTCGCCCCGGCCACGCTCGCGGCGGCCCGCGCCCACGCGGGCTCCGAAGCCCTCGCCACGGCCTGCTGGCTCCCGGTGGCGGAGGCGGCGAAACTACGCGGCACGCACCCGCGCGCGGCGCCGCCGCCGGGTGAGGACCGCTCGGGCGAGGAGTGGGCCGACGAGGTCGGGTTCGCGCTCACCCTCGCCGAGCACCAGGACTCCGCCCTGGTGCGGTCCTTCCGGCCGGCCGGGGAGGTCACTCAGCGGTAG
- a CDS encoding nucleoside deaminase, which yields MLSDDEKYLRRAIELAGEARAPGNPPFGSLLVGPDGRILAEDRNTTITDRDISAHPEQKLARWTARELDPETAAGTTMYTSCQPCGMCTGALARSGLGRVVFALSGEQLESLREPTAPVVAKPVPQEGPFLFEEARVPVEGYYR from the coding sequence CTGCTGTCCGACGACGAGAAGTACCTGCGGCGTGCGATCGAACTGGCCGGCGAGGCCCGGGCGCCGGGCAATCCGCCGTTCGGCTCGCTGCTGGTCGGTCCCGACGGGCGGATCCTCGCCGAGGACCGCAACACGACGATCACCGACCGGGACATCTCCGCCCACCCCGAGCAGAAACTCGCCCGCTGGACGGCGCGCGAGCTGGACCCGGAGACGGCGGCGGGCACCACGATGTACACCAGCTGCCAGCCGTGCGGGATGTGCACGGGCGCGCTGGCGCGGTCCGGGCTGGGGCGCGTGGTGTTCGCGTTGTCCGGCGAGCAGCTGGAGAGCCTGAGGGAGCCGACCGCGCCCGTCGTGGCGAAGCCGGTGCCGCAGGAGGGGCCGTTCCTGTTCGAGGAGGCGCGGGTGCCGGTGGAGGGCTACTACCGCTGA